A stretch of Mytilus edulis chromosome 11, xbMytEdul2.2, whole genome shotgun sequence DNA encodes these proteins:
- the LOC139494135 gene encoding zinc finger CCHC domain-containing protein 10-like, with protein MKCSKCLQEGHHTRDCTNDWVCRSCGEEGHKQNACTKDAYSDAQEQSDKENTKKSHETSDADDETSESESGTDATQISVKTNNDEVCASTTATGREGASTTGYEDDNGQSQSIINPVADPQKRKKIKKKKKSSKKTSELSQAEITLFMSSNNQSTKESTKKSQTPSKHPVSISFLKSPVTPTEKLHDKESDSTAKRSKTTVS; from the coding sequence ATGAAATGCTCAAAATGTTTGCAGGAAGGTCATCATACAAGAGACTGTACAAATGATTGGGTGTGTAGGTCATGCGGAGAAGAAGGACACAAacaaaatgcatgtaccaaagaTGCTTATTCAGACGCACAAGAGCAATCAgataaagaaaacacaaaaaaaagccATGAAACAAGTGATGCAGATGACGAGACTTCTGAATCTGAATCTGGCACTGACGCAACACAAATATCAGTCAAAACCAACAATGATGAAGTATGTGCAAGCACAACGGCTACCGGACGGGAAGGTGCATCAACTACTGGATATGAAGATGACAACGGACAGTCACAATCTATTATCAATCCAGTAGCTGATCCACAAAAACGGaagaaaatcaaaaagaaaaaaaagagcaGTAAAAAAACTAGTGAACTAAGTCAAGCTGAAATAACCTTATTCATGTCTAGTAACAATCAAAGCACAAAAGAATCAACCAAAAAATCTCAAACTCCATCAAAGCATCCTGTCAGTATTTCCTTTCTGAAGTCTCCAGTGACACCAACTGAGAAGCTTCACGACAAAGAGAGTGACTCTACAGCCAAGAGGTCAAAAACAACTGTTTCCtaa